From one Lotus japonicus ecotype B-129 chromosome 3, LjGifu_v1.2 genomic stretch:
- the LOC130748467 gene encoding uncharacterized protein LOC130748467 has translation MLQLLYGAIFGEIFMILSFLFKTPFRKLVIITLDRVKRGRGPAVVKTVAATLLLLLASSLHSVYKIRRRSFEAGGGGGGGVVNPTDQVLMSNHVLEASLLGFVLFLSLMIDRLHHYIRELRLLRRAVESAKKQSRSFGNGINGIATEQNKALMEEIATLRSKVKELESECEVKGSRAKGLEAEVETLKKQSEGFLMEYDRLLAENQNLQSQL, from the exons ATGTTGCAGCTTCTGTACGGTGCGATTTTCGGTGAAATCTTCATGATTCTGAGCTTCCTATTCAAGACTCCGTTCAGGAAGCTGGTTATCATCACGTTGGATCGGGTCAAGCGAGGTCGCGGTCCTGCTGTAGTCAAAACCGTCGCCGCCACTTTGCTGCTGCTCCTCGCTTCGTCACTCCACAGCGTCTACAAGATCCGCCGTCGCAGTTTCGAAgctggtggcggtggcggtggcggtgtcGTTAACCCTACCGATCAAGTGCTTATGTCGAATCACGTTCTCGAAGCTTCTCTTTTAG GTTTTGTTCTGTTCCTTTCTCTGATGATAGATAGATTGCACCATTACATTAGAGAGCTTCGGTTGCTGAGGAGGGCTGTGGAGTCTGCGAAGAAACAAAGCCGAAGCTTCGGTAACGGTATAAATGGCATTGCAACAGAGCAAAACAAGGCCTTGATGGAAGAAATTGCCACATTGAGGTCCAAAGTTAAGGAACTTGAGTCTGAATGTGAGGTGAAAGGAAGCAGGGCTAAGGGCTTGGAAGCTGAGGTTGAGACTCTTAAGAAACAATCTGAAGGGTTCCTTATGGAATATGATCGCCTCTTAGCGGAaaatcagaatcttcagagtcaATTGTAG